One Gossypium raimondii isolate GPD5lz chromosome 3, ASM2569854v1, whole genome shotgun sequence genomic window carries:
- the LOC105796916 gene encoding probable WRKY transcription factor 48 has protein sequence MEKKNENNPMANMRFSDEIPSVFGGGGGGSIFDMAGTSCEGSGGDKWGSLGFMDLLGIHQDFVAPSLFDSFQPSILPPSSPPLPVFHHHDDDILHEPHTDSKQQHLNHQAGLLSPASTVPESSEVLNNPATPNSSSISSSSNELAANDEQTKAEDDEDKTKKPLKPKKKNPKRQREPRFAFMTKSDIDHLDDGYRWRKYGQKAVKNSPYPRSYYRCTTAGCGVKKRVERSSDDPTIVVTTYEGQHTHPCPIMPRGAIGIAPDSAAFGAPSFIIPQPMYLNHQQQQQQQLQPYIYNSTPSLNITTASSNIIHPPFPGFLQEKPRFSNPNPSALSHRDHGLLQDIVPSPMRTEAKEEDQ, from the exons ATGGAGAAGAAGAACGAGAATAATCCCATGGCGAATATGAGATTTTCCGATGAGATTCCGTCAGTctttggtggtggtggtggtgggaGCATCTTTGACATGGCAGGAACATCATGTGAAGGCAGTGGTGGAGATAAGTGGGGGTCATTGGGTTTCATGGATTTGCTAGGTATCCATCAAGATTTTGTTGCTCCTTCTTTATTCGATTCTTTTCAGCCTTCGATTCTTCCACCATCCTCACCTCCATTACCAGTGTTTCACCACCATGATGATGATATATTACACGAACCCCACACTGACTCTAAGCAGCAGCACCTCAATCATCAGGCTGGTCTTTTGTCGCCGGCTTCCACCGTGCCGGAATCTTCCGAGGTCTTGAACAACCCCGCGACGCCAAACTCTTCTTCCATCTCTTCTTCTTCCAATGAATTAGCTGCAAATGATGAGCAAACCAAAGCTGAGGATGATGAAGACAAGACAAAGAAACC GTTGAAACCCAAAAAGAAGAATCCAAAAAGGCAAAGGGAACCCAGATTTGCCTTCATGACCAAGAGTGATATTGATCACTTAGATGATGGCTATAGATGGAGAAAATATGGGCAAAAAGCTGTGAAAAACAGCCCTTATCCCAg GAGCTACTATCGTTGCACTACGGCAGGATGTGGGGTGAAGAAGAGAGTCGAGAGGTCGTCCGACGATCCGACCATCGTCGTCACGACGTACGAAGGCCAGCATACGCATCCATGTCCGATAATGCCTCGAGGGGCCATCGGAATCGCACCGGACTCCGCCGCTTTCGGTGCTCCATCTTTCATTATTCCTCAACCTATGTACTTAAACCATCAAcagcagcagcaacaacaaTTACAACCCTATATATATAACTCAACCCCTTCTTTGAACATCACCACAGCTAGCTCAAACATAATCCATCCCCCGTTCCCTGGTTTTCTTCAAGAGAAACCACGATTCAGTAACCCAAATCCTTCAGCTTTATCACATAGAGACCATGGGCTTCTTCAGGATATTGTTCCCTCACCGATGAGGACAGAAGCAAAGGAAGAAGATCagtag
- the LOC105796917 gene encoding peroxidase 40 — MAKCLVLLFLCLVMVSINVANTMNETCVDDISIVLQIDLYKNSCPEAESIIYSWVENAVSQDSRMAASLLRLHFHDCFVNGCDGSVLLDDTEDFTGEKTALPNLNSLRGFEVIDAIKSELESVCPQTVSCADILATAARDSVVISGGPSWEVEMGRKDSLGASKEAATNNIPGPNSTVPILVAKFQNVGLSFNDMIALSGAHTLGMARCSTFSSRLQGSNGPDIDLDFLQNLQQLCSQTDGNSRLARLDLVSPATFDNQYYINLLSGEGLLPSDQALVTDDYQTRQLVLSYAEDPLAFFEDFKNSMLKMGSLGVLTGTDGQIRGNCRVVN; from the exons ATGGCCAAGTgtttggttttgttatttttatgtttggtaaTGGTTTCCATTAATGTTGCAAACACCATGAACGAAACATGCGTCGACGACATTAGTATAGTGTTGCAGATCGACTTGTATAAAAATAGCTGCCCGGAGGCAGAGTCCATCATCTACTCTTGGGTTGAAAATGCAGTATCACAGGACTCTAGAATGGCAGCTTCGTTGCTTCGGCTTCATTTCCATGATTGCTTTGTTAAT GGTTGTGATGGCTCAGTGTTGTTGGATGATACTGAGGATTTCACTGGTGAGAAAACCGCACTGCCGAACTTGAATTCTCTGAGAGGATTTGAAGTAATCGACGCTATTAAATCGGAGCTCGAATCTGTTTGCCCTCAAACTGTTTCTTGTGCTGATATTCTTGCAACAGCTGCTAGAGACTCTGTCGTTATA TCAGGGGGTCCGAGTTGGGAAGTGGAGATGGGGAGAAAAGACAGCTTGGGTGCTAGCAAAGAAGCAGCAACAAACAATATTCCAGGTCCAAATTCAACGGTGCCAATACTTGTTGCCAAGTTCCAAAACGTTGGACTCTCATTCAATGACATGATTGCACTTTCTG GTGCACACACGTTGGGAATGGCTCGATGTTCGACATTTAGTTCACGGCTTCAAGGCTCAAATGGTCCAGATATTGACCTTGATTTCCTTCAAAACCTGCAGCAGCTGTGCTCACAAACGGATGGGAACTCAAGGCTTGCGCGACTTGATCTGGTCAGCCCTGCGACGTTTGACAACCAGTATTACATTAACCTTCTTTCCGGAGAGGGATTGCTGCCATCTGACCAGGCGCTTGTCACTGATGATTATCAAACTAGACAGCTTGTACTATCCTATGCTGAGGACCCTTTGGCCTTCTTTGAGGACTTCAAGAATTCGATGCTGAAAATGGGAAGCTTAGGGGTGCTAACAGGGACCGATGGCCAGATTCGGGGGAATTGCCGGGTTGTTAATTAA